In Pangasianodon hypophthalmus isolate fPanHyp1 chromosome 1, fPanHyp1.pri, whole genome shotgun sequence, the genomic window GGCGGATGCTGTGCCTGGTGCTCCTCAGCTGGCTTTGCTCTGTTGTAACTGCCTTCGCACAGTTCATTGTGTGCAACTCAGTGGACACTTGGGGCACGGCTGGGCTGGGATTCATCTGGCCCAACCACACTACCCATAAGTCACACCCTCAAGCCCCATCAGTGATTGGCAAGCACCTTCCTTATGGTGGATTCCTGTCCAAGTTTCTAGTGGAGGACCTGAACAACTTCACCTACGCAGAGATTCACAGCAGCCACTGGGGCGTCTGTGCTCATGACACTGTCCTCAGACCAGCCTTTCTGGTCTATGTCTAtgatgttgctgtttttttaattccactACTTATTCTGCTGGGTGTGTATGTAGATCTTAGGTGTGTCATGTCACGACAGGCTGTGATGAGTCTCTCTGAGCTCCAGATGAAAACCTCAGGCTGGTCTCGCTCTCTGGTTCTGTCCTTGTGTCTCCTGGTTCTCCTGTGCTTACCCCTGTACACCATCCATGCTTTGCATCTCTATGCCCCTCGCAGACAATTGCCTCTTTGGGCAAATTATGTGGCCTCCATCCTCTTCCAGACTTATGGTTTGGTTCCTCCAGTCCTTTTCAGTTCCTCTCCTCAAAAAGCGACTACACGTAGTGAATCTCTGGCTCTAAAAACAGTTATCTCACAGCTGAAGCCTATTCCCCCAACACCCTTGGAGTTCTGTTCACCTGAGCCAATGCCAAAAGGCAAAACACGTTTAAGGGTGTGATGCCATGATGTtggttttcacaaaatccaAACCTTTGTCATTGTTCTCAGTAGGCTAAAACCAATTAGCTGATTTTAAATACTGGTTTCGCCACAGTGACTGTGATGCCTACTCCATGAAAATGATGTAAGCTATTCTTTCCACTGTTTCTGAATAATTATGATTTCCTGTCAGCTAGCTGTAATACTTAAATTAATACACCCCTGACAACCACTCAAATAACAGTAATGGTGCTGTCCTAATCGCATACCTCAGAAGGATTAACTGGCTACATGTACTATAGCCCAGTGATGAAGACTGATCTGAGCGTGTTTAATTAAACCAAGAGTAATAATAACATCTAGGATGGGAGGTCATAATAATTGTATTCAAACATAATTGACCTCAGATTTCATTGCTATTTGATTAAACGTGTCTTTCTCGTGTGTAGCCTGAATAAAATGCATAGCTCACCACTAATTGGGTTCTTTATTATATTGGAAACAGCACTGACAAAAAAATGACCCTGTCTGATATTCAAATTGCACAAAGGTCTTGGCTCCTTTCCCTCTCATTTCGCCCACTCACTCTCCATCTCCTTTTTTTAAGGTGGAAATCTCTGGCCAAGCCACTCTTTCGTCCTGCGCATTTCACAATTCACTGCGTTATGATGAGTGGTCCCTTCTGACTATTGCTTCATCTGTCTCaactgttcatctctctctctttctctctgaagctttttctgtctcactgaaGTGTAGGCCACACAGGTCCCTTGCTGCACAGTGCTATTGAAAGGTGGGGGACGAGAGTAAAAAGGAAAAGTTCTCCTGGATAGAGAGGCCCATTCGATTGTACTCTGTGCTTGAAAAACCTTTTTGTTCCCTGCTGGCTAGAGCAGCTCCCCCCTGTTACCACACGACTTCAATCAATCCATAGGATTTAATCTTAGCCAGGCTTTCTGCATGATTGAGGTCACTCCAAagtaagaaaatgtttaaaaatttttttaaaaattaggtAGCTAACATTCAGAGTGCGACTTAAGACATCACTATCCGAAGGTGAGGTACTATATGTTATATCAAAACTATTTAAATCACCATAAATGCATTCTGCATGCTCTTATcataaaaaaacccagaaatgaTCAGTATTTCACTACGTGCAAAAATGAGACAGTTCAGAGTGAGGGAGATTAAACTTACTATAAGCATAAAACTTCATTATGTTAAAGTTTGTATTAGACAGATAACCAAACCTGcatttagccagctagcatgtCTGTGCATTGTTAAAAACGGGTAATTTGCTATCTTTGTTGATAATGTGTAACATTGCATTTGGACTTGTTTCAATAATAAcgtatttcaataaaaaaaaaaaattcagtaataaattattatgggctattttatAGCTATATGTTGAAGCACAAATTCCGtaacctgtgtgtatgtgtgtg contains:
- the LOC117598240 gene encoding adenosine receptor A2b-like — encoded protein: MHQVWLFPMVQCVLSVSVIGMNVRLCMCLDSGSHVKSVSSCLKLCLGWVGAIGGAMDIPINMLLNLRSTQCLYTCIMLVCFPLLVRQFTVWLLLLLILNTHLHCRLGHRYASLVTRRRMLCLVLLSWLCSVVTAFAQFIVCNSVDTWGTAGLGFIWPNHTTHKSHPQAPSVIGKHLPYGGFLSKFLVEDLNNFTYAEIHSSHWGVCAHDTVLRPAFLVYVYDVAVFLIPLLILLGVYVDLRCVMSRQAVMSLSELQMKTSGWSRSLVLSLCLLVLLCLPLYTIHALHLYAPRRQLPLWANYVASILFQTYGLVPPVLFSSSPQKATTRSESLALKTVISQLKPIPPTPLEFCSPEPMPKGKTRLRV